The Leptospira brenneri genome includes a window with the following:
- a CDS encoding class I SAM-dependent RNA methyltransferase: protein MEKLRIKLEKWVNGGFCLAHHEGHAVFVEGGLPGELVDISLYKTGKKEWFGTVSEVLEASEKRIPSDCSVFMECGGCSYRHISYEQEIELKTSLLTAMFPEWKEKLEVVRGPENEYRNNVQWQSNGKEIGYFAKNTHRIVNDSHSVCKTIDKRLLWDLVPQGIKKSVSKQKSIQLRLSSKSIVNYERDQTEINVQNTKLKVPERGFFQINQFLLEPWLLKIKSLLPDSSEVLELFCGCGSIGISIREKIKSLYGMESHEKSIRYAKENAKVNVALSFEYEVSDLYQKHLPKHVAKFPIWIVNPPRAGLTEGIIESASLFSPKQIIYSSCNPSTLKRDIVRLESIGYRLEFMGLFDFFPRTQHYEVLVSLKK, encoded by the coding sequence ATGGAAAAGTTGCGTATAAAACTGGAAAAGTGGGTCAATGGCGGTTTCTGTTTAGCGCACCACGAGGGGCATGCAGTCTTCGTTGAAGGTGGACTTCCGGGAGAATTGGTAGACATAAGTCTCTATAAAACCGGAAAAAAAGAATGGTTTGGAACTGTTTCAGAAGTTTTAGAAGCCTCAGAAAAAAGAATCCCCTCTGATTGTTCCGTGTTTATGGAATGTGGTGGCTGTAGTTATCGGCATATATCATACGAACAAGAGATCGAACTCAAAACCTCGCTTTTAACAGCTATGTTTCCTGAATGGAAAGAAAAACTAGAGGTAGTTCGTGGGCCTGAAAACGAATATCGAAATAATGTACAATGGCAATCCAACGGAAAAGAAATTGGATATTTCGCAAAAAACACTCACAGAATTGTTAATGATTCTCATTCTGTTTGTAAAACTATCGATAAACGTTTGTTATGGGATTTAGTTCCACAAGGAATTAAAAAATCAGTTTCTAAACAAAAATCTATCCAACTTCGCCTTTCCTCCAAATCCATTGTGAATTATGAAAGGGACCAAACAGAAATCAATGTTCAGAATACAAAATTAAAAGTGCCCGAACGTGGATTCTTTCAAATCAATCAGTTCCTTCTAGAACCTTGGCTTTTAAAAATCAAATCTCTATTACCTGATTCTAGTGAGGTTTTGGAGTTATTCTGCGGATGCGGGAGTATAGGCATTTCCATTCGCGAAAAAATTAAATCTTTATACGGAATGGAATCTCACGAAAAGAGCATTCGTTATGCAAAAGAAAATGCAAAAGTAAATGTGGCTTTGTCATTTGAATATGAAGTCAGCGATTTATACCAAAAACATTTACCCAAACATGTGGCAAAGTTTCCAATTTGGATTGTGAATCCGCCGAGAGCAGGATTAACAGAGGGAATCATAGAATCAGCTTCATTATTCTCACCAAAACAAATTATCTATTCTAGTTGTAATCCGAGTACATTAAAACGAGACATTGTAAGACTAGAAAGTATTGGATATCGGTTGGAATTTATGGGTCTCTTTGACTTTTTCCCAAGAACACAACATTACGAAGTTTTGGTGAGTTTGAAAAAATAA
- a CDS encoding YgaP family membrane protein translates to MFQNMGLYDRIIRVVVGLVLGGLYLAGVVEGTTAIVLFVIGLVMIATSAIGFCPAYLPLKINTKSK, encoded by the coding sequence ATGTTTCAAAACATGGGTCTATATGATAGAATCATTCGAGTTGTAGTTGGATTGGTATTAGGCGGTTTGTATTTGGCAGGTGTGGTTGAAGGAACAACAGCAATTGTTCTATTTGTCATTGGCCTTGTAATGATAGCAACTTCTGCAATTGGATTTTGCCCAGCTTACCTACCTCTAAAGATTAATACCAAATCAAAATAA
- a CDS encoding alpha/beta fold hydrolase gives MHHSEIRNSSAVFTTLETGKGEPVLFLHGFPDNHKTFAPMMETIGKKGYHCISPVMRGYEPSTISHSHKLHVVDLVDDILGWMNDRKWDSVHLVGHNWGSVIAFAAGMYYPNRIKSITSLGVPLLRTYQDSFFWAPQQTIHSWYVLLFQIPFLAELTIRSNGFALVDYLWKDWSPGYSPNQDHLAEIKANFQNPGILSSALAYYRNLNDLFTESGRESILGILDSKITVPTQILYGLNDGCFHKNLFEHLLDENDFPCGFRKIGFDHAGHFLHWEKREEVTRLILEWLEKNNQI, from the coding sequence ATGCACCATTCGGAAATTAGAAATTCATCTGCTGTATTTACCACTTTAGAAACGGGAAAAGGAGAACCTGTTCTTTTTCTCCACGGGTTTCCTGATAATCATAAAACCTTTGCTCCGATGATGGAAACTATTGGGAAAAAAGGATATCACTGTATCTCTCCTGTTATGCGAGGATACGAACCATCAACAATCTCTCATTCCCATAAATTACATGTAGTCGACCTTGTGGATGATATTTTGGGATGGATGAACGATAGAAAATGGGATTCGGTGCATTTAGTAGGCCACAACTGGGGATCTGTGATTGCCTTTGCCGCTGGGATGTATTACCCAAACCGAATCAAATCCATCACAAGTCTAGGAGTCCCTCTTCTACGGACTTATCAGGACTCGTTTTTTTGGGCTCCTCAACAAACCATTCATTCTTGGTATGTATTATTATTCCAAATTCCTTTTTTAGCGGAACTTACCATTCGCTCTAATGGATTTGCTCTTGTAGATTATTTATGGAAGGATTGGTCACCAGGATATTCGCCAAACCAAGACCATTTAGCAGAGATTAAAGCAAATTTTCAAAATCCGGGAATTTTATCTTCCGCTCTTGCTTATTATCGCAATTTAAACGATCTTTTTACAGAATCTGGTAGAGAAAGTATCCTTGGAATTTTAGATTCAAAAATCACAGTCCCCACTCAAATTCTATACGGATTAAATGACGGTTGTTTTCATAAAAACTTATTTGAACACCTATTAGATGAAAACGATTTCCCTTGTGGTTTTCGCAAAATTGGTTTTGATCACGCAGGTCATTTTCTCCATTGGGAAAAAAGAGAAGAGGTAACGAGACTGATTTTAGAATGGTTAGAAAAAAATAACCAAATATAA
- a CDS encoding alpha/beta hydrolase family esterase produces MNWFFSNTKRYLPLVMISFSFFCKSLPSIVPVKEHKLESISSDGIIRNFRYYVPKQIKETRLPLIFILHGGGGSGEGMIYLSRMSEKAEEYGFIAVYPDGYANRWNDGRKIPHSLTDKRNTKDVEFFRDMVSFIDKKIPVDYNRIHAVGISNGGFMTQRLLCEAQDLFSSGYSVAAVTSKGLKEICNLPPNKSIGFIMGTSDDVVPYQGGSVSIPSDPSPNAQRIPAGDVFSYLESLEFWSSQFACKEETKSKKRHLNKFWKRDIQYTKFTDCESDQVVEGYLIPGGGHIWPNGFFYQNEKQYGYLSKDLDTREIVLQFFRTTYKKEKLVNNNAPFGN; encoded by the coding sequence ATGAACTGGTTTTTCTCAAATACAAAACGATATCTACCACTCGTCATGATTTCTTTTTCTTTTTTTTGTAAATCACTTCCTTCCATTGTTCCTGTAAAAGAACACAAGTTGGAATCCATTTCCTCTGATGGGATCATCCGCAATTTTCGTTACTATGTGCCTAAACAAATTAAAGAAACCAGATTGCCTTTGATTTTTATTTTACACGGCGGTGGAGGGAGTGGAGAGGGAATGATTTATCTTTCTCGTATGTCGGAAAAAGCAGAAGAATATGGATTTATCGCAGTTTATCCAGATGGTTATGCCAACCGTTGGAATGACGGAAGAAAAATTCCACATTCACTTACCGACAAACGAAATACAAAAGATGTCGAATTTTTCCGAGACATGGTAAGTTTTATCGATAAAAAAATACCTGTTGATTACAATCGAATTCACGCTGTTGGAATTTCCAACGGTGGTTTTATGACACAGCGCTTGTTATGCGAAGCACAGGATTTATTTAGTTCTGGGTATTCTGTTGCTGCAGTTACTTCCAAAGGTTTAAAAGAGATTTGTAATCTTCCTCCTAATAAATCGATTGGGTTCATTATGGGAACTTCTGACGATGTTGTACCTTACCAAGGTGGTTCTGTTTCCATTCCTTCGGATCCAAGCCCCAATGCACAAAGAATTCCAGCTGGTGATGTTTTTTCTTATTTAGAATCATTAGAATTTTGGTCTTCGCAGTTTGCCTGCAAGGAAGAAACCAAATCCAAAAAAAGACATCTGAACAAATTTTGGAAAAGAGACATTCAATACACAAAGTTTACAGATTGTGAATCCGATCAAGTTGTAGAAGGATATTTAATTCCAGGTGGAGGTCATATTTGGCCAAACGGTTTTTTTTACCAAAATGAAAAACAATATGGGTATTTAAGTAAGGACTTGGATACAAGAGAGATTGTGTTACAATTCTTTAGAACGACGTATAAAAAAGAAAAGTTGGTAAACAACAATGCACCATTCGGAAATTAG
- a CDS encoding WbuC family cupin fold metalloprotein yields MQEIQIIDSDLIGSLVKKAQTAERKRTNHNFHEQMEVYQRFLNVLSKNTYIPPHRHLSDPKPETFVVLEGEIGFLIFQENGEIKEAHKLSSTGPKRGIDLKPGVWHSLVCLSETAVCFEGKSGPYDPTIDKEFHPKFPLEGDLKVPETILWYESLFA; encoded by the coding sequence TTGCAGGAAATACAAATCATTGATTCCGACTTAATCGGATCTCTCGTCAAAAAAGCCCAAACCGCAGAAAGAAAACGTACCAATCATAACTTCCACGAACAAATGGAAGTGTACCAAAGGTTTCTCAACGTTCTTTCTAAAAACACCTACATTCCACCTCACAGACATTTGTCGGACCCAAAACCAGAAACCTTTGTCGTTTTAGAAGGTGAAATTGGATTTCTCATCTTCCAGGAAAATGGAGAAATCAAAGAAGCCCATAAACTTTCCTCTACAGGCCCTAAACGGGGAATTGATTTAAAACCTGGTGTTTGGCATAGCCTAGTTTGTCTGTCTGAAACGGCAGTTTGTTTTGAAGGAAAGTCGGGCCCTTATGATCCCACAATCGATAAAGAATTTCATCCCAAGTTTCCTTTAGAGGGAGATTTAAAAGTTCCAGAAACCATTCTATGGTATGAATCTTTGTTTGCATGA
- a CDS encoding (2Fe-2S)-binding protein: MIKCHCAEVFFESILNVVKESNRPILEVAREMGAADTCTACVPDMLAFIEQELEGQLAGNTNH; the protein is encoded by the coding sequence ATGATCAAGTGTCACTGTGCAGAAGTTTTCTTTGAATCTATCTTAAATGTTGTCAAAGAATCCAATCGCCCTATACTAGAAGTCGCCCGCGAGATGGGAGCGGCTGATACTTGTACGGCTTGTGTTCCGGATATGTTAGCCTTCATCGAGCAGGAATTGGAAGGTCAACTTGCAGGAAATACAAATCATTGA
- a CDS encoding glycosyltransferase family 4 protein: protein MRLKIGYDARMIENSGIGIRIQHILKFWPISPQTAELFIFGDPSVLKKYDLPKDAKIIEYKTSIYSPKEFLGHPQMAEMDVLDIPHFNIPFPYIRKCVVTIHDLIPYHFKVAHASLVKRVYLQIVFRWIKWFALKVITVSEFTKQDLIHFFGYSKDKISVVYNGIDLETFSQQNANKVSTFKRKHDLPASYLFTVGIGKTHKNFPFLLSNLEELWAKKELNLPLVVGGLSKEIPEEFLNFQKKYPDKIYFLSHLPYAELPLAYQAAKIFLYPSLFEGFGFPVLEAQAMGTVVFSSNASVLPEVLGVGYEPFDPKDSTSFQTKLLSLLKDSKRQNQLKKLGESNAKRFQWKPAIKELNSLYKTLLKS, encoded by the coding sequence ATGCGGTTAAAAATTGGTTACGATGCACGGATGATCGAAAATTCCGGGATCGGGATTCGTATCCAACATATTCTAAAGTTTTGGCCTATTTCCCCGCAAACGGCCGAATTATTTATTTTTGGTGATCCCTCTGTATTAAAAAAATATGACCTACCCAAAGATGCGAAGATCATAGAATACAAAACTAGCATTTACTCGCCTAAAGAATTTTTAGGACACCCCCAAATGGCAGAAATGGATGTCTTGGATATTCCTCATTTCAACATTCCGTTTCCTTATATTCGTAAGTGTGTTGTCACCATTCACGATCTCATTCCTTATCATTTCAAAGTGGCCCATGCTTCCCTTGTCAAACGAGTGTATCTGCAAATTGTCTTTCGTTGGATCAAATGGTTTGCATTAAAAGTCATCACCGTTTCTGAATTCACCAAACAAGATTTAATTCATTTTTTTGGTTATTCAAAAGATAAAATTTCTGTTGTTTATAATGGAATTGATTTAGAGACTTTCTCCCAACAGAACGCAAACAAAGTTTCGACTTTTAAAAGAAAACACGACTTACCTGCATCTTATTTGTTTACAGTAGGCATTGGAAAAACCCATAAAAACTTCCCGTTTTTATTATCCAATTTAGAAGAGTTGTGGGCGAAAAAAGAATTAAACCTACCTCTCGTTGTAGGTGGCCTCAGTAAAGAAATCCCCGAAGAATTTCTAAATTTCCAAAAGAAGTACCCTGACAAAATTTATTTTTTGTCTCACTTACCGTATGCGGAACTTCCTCTTGCCTACCAAGCGGCAAAGATTTTTCTTTATCCCTCTCTCTTCGAAGGATTTGGATTTCCTGTTTTGGAAGCACAAGCCATGGGAACGGTCGTTTTTTCTTCCAACGCCAGCGTTTTGCCCGAAGTTTTGGGAGTTGGATATGAACCTTTCGATCCAAAGGACTCTACCTCTTTTCAAACGAAACTTCTCTCTTTGCTAAAAGATTCCAAAAGGCAAAACCAACTAAAAAAGTTAGGCGAGAGTAATGCCAAACGTTTCCAGTGGAAACCAGCCATTAAAGAACTAAATTCTTTATATAAAACCCTTCTAAAGAGCTAA
- the folE gene encoding GTP cyclohydrolase I FolE has protein sequence MENLIEEILKQIGEDPAREGLVKTPNRVKKAYDFLTSGYKADLNQIVNGAIFEESTTGMVLVRDIEMYSLCEHHLLPFYGRAHVAYIPNKKIIGISKIPRIVDVFARRLQVQERLTDQIAQAIQETLDPLGVGVVIKAKHLCMMMRGVEKQNSELFTSSLLGLFKTDPTTRSEFLDLIRTGSH, from the coding sequence ATGGAAAACTTAATCGAAGAAATCCTAAAACAAATTGGAGAAGACCCTGCGAGAGAGGGCCTCGTCAAAACACCTAATCGAGTGAAAAAGGCGTATGACTTTTTAACGAGTGGTTACAAAGCCGATTTGAATCAAATTGTAAACGGAGCCATCTTCGAAGAGAGTACAACAGGGATGGTTCTCGTACGCGATATTGAAATGTATTCCTTATGTGAACATCATTTGCTTCCTTTTTATGGAAGGGCCCATGTGGCTTACATTCCGAATAAGAAGATCATTGGAATTAGCAAGATTCCAAGAATTGTCGATGTATTTGCCCGTCGCCTTCAGGTCCAAGAGCGACTCACTGATCAGATTGCACAAGCCATCCAAGAAACACTAGATCCTTTGGGAGTGGGTGTTGTCATCAAAGCAAAACATTTATGTATGATGATGCGTGGTGTGGAAAAACAGAACTCAGAGCTTTTTACTTCTAGTCTACTCGGTCTATTCAAAACAGATCCAACCACTCGGAGTGAGTTTTTAGATTTAATCCGAACCGGTTCCCACTAA
- the acs gene encoding acetate--CoA ligase — MPKERIVAPSKDFAKLANVSLKEYKTKYKESIEKPEKFWAEQAKRLTWFKKWTKVLKHDFAKAKVEWFVGGKLNVSYNCLDRHLDSPLKNKAALIWEGDNPDESKVLTYHDLHREVNYFANVLKKFHVKKGDRVLIYLPMIPELAIATLACTRIGAVHSVVFGGFSPEALLGRIEDCKPALVITADGGYRGGKPVELKKNVDAALEETKFKVKDVIVVKRTGDEGNLNWKEGRDHWYHYLMKEADIKKECPPVAMDSEDPLFILYTSGSTGKPKGVLHTTAGYLLGANLTFATIFDYKETDTYWCTADIGWITGHSYILYGPLSNGATSLMFEGVPSYPDAGRFWDVIDKYKVTVFYTAPTAIRALMREGLEHIKKRSLKSLRLLGSVGEPINPEAWEWYHTNIGKSKCPIVDTWWQTETGSIMISGVPGAIPQKPGSASWPFYGIKPVLVDNEGVEIKEKGEISGNLCIAMPWPSMMRGVYGDTKRFFDTYFSQFKGYYFTGDGANKDKDGYFRITGRVDDVLNVSGHRIGSAEVESALVEHKSVAEAAVVGFPHDIKGQGIYAYVTVKHGVTTNDALKKELIAMVEKVIGKIARPEVIHWAPGLPKTRSGKIMRRILRKIANNEFDTLGDISTLADPSVVQTLIDDKKKFHS, encoded by the coding sequence ATGCCGAAAGAAAGAATTGTGGCACCGTCCAAAGACTTCGCTAAGTTAGCGAACGTTAGTTTAAAAGAATACAAAACCAAATACAAAGAATCGATTGAGAAACCAGAGAAGTTTTGGGCCGAACAAGCAAAACGCCTCACTTGGTTTAAAAAATGGACAAAGGTTCTGAAACACGATTTTGCCAAAGCAAAAGTAGAATGGTTTGTTGGCGGGAAACTCAATGTTTCTTATAACTGTTTGGACAGGCATTTAGATTCTCCTCTTAAAAACAAAGCGGCTCTCATTTGGGAAGGGGACAATCCAGATGAATCCAAAGTTCTCACCTATCATGACCTCCACCGCGAGGTGAATTATTTTGCCAATGTTCTCAAGAAGTTCCATGTAAAAAAAGGGGATCGGGTTCTGATTTATTTACCTATGATTCCGGAACTTGCGATTGCTACCTTAGCTTGTACGCGAATTGGAGCTGTACATTCGGTTGTCTTCGGTGGATTTTCTCCCGAAGCTCTTCTTGGTCGTATTGAAGACTGTAAACCAGCTCTTGTGATCACAGCAGATGGTGGGTATCGCGGTGGCAAACCAGTTGAACTCAAAAAAAATGTGGATGCCGCTTTAGAAGAAACCAAATTTAAAGTAAAAGATGTAATTGTTGTTAAGCGAACAGGAGATGAAGGAAATCTCAATTGGAAAGAAGGTAGGGACCACTGGTATCACTACTTAATGAAAGAAGCTGACATCAAAAAAGAATGCCCTCCTGTAGCGATGGATTCGGAAGATCCTCTGTTTATTCTTTATACATCTGGTTCGACGGGAAAACCAAAAGGGGTTCTTCATACAACCGCAGGGTATTTACTCGGTGCCAACCTCACTTTTGCTACCATTTTTGATTACAAAGAAACAGATACTTATTGGTGTACGGCAGACATTGGTTGGATTACAGGACATAGTTACATTTTGTACGGACCACTCTCTAATGGAGCCACTTCCCTTATGTTTGAAGGAGTTCCGAGTTACCCGGATGCCGGTCGGTTTTGGGATGTGATTGATAAATACAAAGTCACTGTATTTTATACGGCACCAACTGCCATTCGCGCACTGATGCGAGAAGGATTGGAGCATATTAAAAAGCGCTCTCTCAAATCATTGCGCCTTCTTGGATCTGTGGGTGAACCCATCAACCCAGAGGCCTGGGAATGGTATCATACCAATATTGGAAAATCAAAATGCCCGATTGTGGATACTTGGTGGCAAACAGAAACCGGATCCATTATGATCTCTGGAGTTCCGGGAGCCATTCCTCAAAAGCCCGGATCGGCTAGTTGGCCATTTTATGGAATCAAACCCGTTCTTGTGGACAATGAAGGTGTGGAGATCAAAGAGAAGGGGGAAATTTCAGGAAATCTTTGTATTGCGATGCCTTGGCCTTCGATGATGCGGGGGGTTTATGGGGATACCAAAAGATTCTTTGATACTTACTTTTCTCAGTTTAAAGGGTATTATTTTACGGGAGATGGTGCCAATAAAGATAAGGACGGGTACTTTCGCATAACAGGAAGAGTCGATGACGTACTCAATGTTTCGGGCCACCGTATTGGATCTGCAGAGGTAGAAAGTGCTCTTGTAGAACATAAATCTGTGGCTGAGGCGGCTGTTGTAGGATTTCCACACGATATCAAAGGCCAAGGAATTTATGCCTATGTGACTGTAAAACATGGTGTAACAACAAACGATGCTTTGAAAAAAGAATTAATTGCTATGGTAGAAAAAGTGATCGGAAAAATCGCAAGACCAGAAGTCATCCACTGGGCACCAGGACTTCCAAAAACTAGATCCGGTAAAATCATGCGCCGGATCTTACGAAAAATCGCCAATAACGAATTTGATACGCTAGGAGATATTAGCACACTTGCTGATCCATCCGTTGTACAAACGTTAATTGACGATAAGAAAAAGTTTCATAGTTAG
- a CDS encoding tetratricopeptide repeat protein has product MILRSRRIWQFSVLVTSLFLVSSPNLAQTEVLNPVKVFYGYEDLLRMAEDKIVQETPAKAFDFLIKAKELNPDPDYRYYNLAARAHMKLGQLYDGVHAYEESIKKKKDQLDLLLYIADFYEKERKQKEALFYTKLYLEQKPNAKYRLYTAAILSRQIGLESEYESYIQILESDKTFVSEKEALQASLQKNIKSKKWKEADDLSLRYLVYFPREEAMYETLILARRGRNSELLEQAYQWTSTVFLNETRYFTRYGVYLQEKQRFLESLSLFRRGFYNLLKFFPDSDAGEILFLIRQSYANLGKDRDTLAIDSLVKDFQNQKKITATELENHQNTYRKNREYLLFCVHWFSNRDKTKANEYRQRLKDRDIEFEESEFLRVIGPFSSLPQDL; this is encoded by the coding sequence ATGATACTTCGGTCTAGGAGAATATGGCAATTTAGTGTTCTGGTAACAAGTCTATTTCTGGTTTCCAGTCCAAATTTAGCACAAACAGAGGTTCTGAACCCCGTTAAGGTTTTTTATGGATATGAAGATCTTTTGCGAATGGCCGAAGACAAAATTGTCCAAGAAACCCCAGCTAAAGCCTTTGATTTTCTCATCAAAGCCAAAGAATTAAACCCAGATCCGGATTATCGCTACTACAATCTAGCTGCTCGTGCCCATATGAAACTCGGGCAACTCTATGATGGGGTTCATGCCTACGAAGAATCGATCAAAAAGAAAAAAGACCAACTCGATTTGCTTCTCTACATTGCTGATTTTTACGAAAAGGAAAGAAAACAAAAGGAAGCTTTGTTCTATACTAAATTATATTTAGAACAAAAACCAAATGCTAAGTACAGATTGTATACAGCAGCCATTCTATCCAGACAAATTGGTTTGGAATCTGAATATGAATCCTATATACAAATTTTAGAATCAGACAAAACCTTTGTTTCAGAAAAAGAAGCACTGCAAGCTAGCCTTCAAAAAAATATCAAAAGTAAAAAATGGAAAGAGGCAGATGATTTAAGTTTACGTTATTTAGTTTATTTTCCCAGGGAAGAAGCGATGTATGAAACTTTAATCCTCGCACGGAGGGGAAGAAATTCTGAACTTCTAGAACAGGCTTATCAATGGACCAGCACCGTTTTTCTAAATGAAACCAGATACTTCACTCGTTACGGGGTGTACCTCCAAGAAAAACAAAGATTCCTAGAATCTTTATCCTTATTTCGCCGAGGGTTTTATAATCTATTAAAATTTTTTCCCGATTCCGATGCGGGTGAAATTCTATTTCTCATTCGTCAAAGTTATGCGAATTTAGGAAAAGATAGAGATACCTTGGCGATTGATTCTCTTGTCAAAGATTTTCAAAATCAAAAAAAAATCACAGCCACAGAATTAGAAAATCATCAAAATACCTATCGTAAAAATAGAGAGTATCTACTTTTTTGTGTTCATTGGTTTTCCAATCGAGACAAAACTAAGGCAAACGAGTATAGGCAAAGGTTAAAAGACCGGGATATAGAATTTGAAGAATCGGAATTCTTACGAGTGATCGGACCCTTTTCTTCCCTCCCGCAAGATTTATAA